The following coding sequences lie in one Polyodon spathula isolate WHYD16114869_AA chromosome 37, ASM1765450v1, whole genome shotgun sequence genomic window:
- the LOC121304231 gene encoding sperm acrosome membrane-associated protein 6 isoform X7: MNTELSGGFRADIDILICFGYGKHSWKRKNDPDARISERDKNLTETLCTGYKLPDPSAQSYDECFNSIRRVFVEDRSVALAGRVVYTYKYLLTTAAKQFKSEAWKLPRASGCVPPCGYQKSGAVYNCVTCKYDGCGFPLDCPIVEKTVHEKNRTALECSVDIEIPRDAQFNWNYVKEVKTNSLNLFKVVTSGSDRWLTILRTRRSQQGTYMCEIFDQEKSIVRLFFFLRVISKNQIAEAELQELFDSSLHSDWEGAETEAKGEATSRSRLTSAIDFLLTPGNLSQDVFIYITVCVSALLLLPLLCTGIVYWWATKT, translated from the exons ATGAACACAGAACTGTCTGGAGGCTTCAGAGCAG atattgatattttaatttgctttggATACGGCAAACATTCGTGGAAACGAAAAAACGATCCAGATGCAAGGATATCGGAGAGAG ACAAGAACCTGACTGAGACCCTGTGCACTGGATACAAGCTGCCAGACCCCAGCGCTCAGAGCTACGACGAGTGTTTCAACAGCATTCGCAGGGTCTTCGTGGAGGACCGGTCCGTGGCGCTGGCTGGGAGAGTGG TTTACACGTACAAATATCTCCTCACGACGGCAGCCAAGCAGTTCAAATCTGAAGCCTGGAAACTCCCCCGAG CCTCCGGGTGCGTCCCTCCCTGCG GCTATCAGAAGTCTGGGGCCGTCTATAACTGTGTCACCTGCAAATACGATGGCTGTGGATTCCCTCTGGACTGCCCCA TCGTGGAGAAGACGGTTCACGAGAAGAACAGGACTGCGCTGGAGTGCAGCGTCGACATCGAGATCCCACGGGACGCGCAGTTCAACTGGAATTACGTCAAAGAG GTGAAGACGAACAGCCTGAACCTGTTCAAAGTGGTGACCTCAGGCTCGGACCGCTGGCTCACGATCTTGAGAACGCGCCGCAGTCAGCAGGGGACCTACATGTGTGAGATCTTCGACCAGGAGAAATCCATCGTGCGGCTCTTCTTCTTCCTCAGGG TGATATCTAAGAATCAGATTGCAGAGGCCGAGTTGCAGGAGCTCTTTGACTCGTCTCTTCACTCTGACTGGGAGGGAGCCGAGACTGAGGCTAAGGGTGAGGCCACCTCCCGGTCCCGCCTCACCAGCGCCATCGACTTCCTGCTCACCCCCGGCAACCTGAGCCAGGACGTTTTCATCTACATCACTGTGTGCGTGTccgccctgctgctgctgccgctccTGTGCACAGG GATTGTATACTGGTGGGCGACCAAGACCTGA
- the LOC121304231 gene encoding sperm acrosome membrane-associated protein 6 isoform X8, translated as MGARDSFETERERGEKQREGRETEREERDREREGEGGRTHAHRHTQSCADRRLYPKSKGATRKKKESRCTDIDILICFGYGKHSWKRKNDPDARISERGYQKSGAVYNCVTCKYDGCGFPLDCPIVEKTVHEKNRTALECSVDIEIPRDAQFNWNYVKEVKTNSLNLFKVVTSGSDRWLTILRTRRSQQGTYMCEIFDQEKSIVRLFFFLRVISKNQIAEAELQELFDSSLHSDWEGAETEAKGEATSRSRLTSAIDFLLTPGNLSQDVFIYITVCVSALLLLPLLCTGIVYWWATKT; from the exons ATGGGAGCAAGagacagctttgaaacagagagagagaggggagagaaacagagagaggggagagagacagagagagaggagagagacagagagagagaaggagagggagggagaacacatgcacacagacacacacagtcatgTGCAGACCGACGTCTCTATCCGAAAAGCAAGGGAGcgacaagaaagaaaaaagaaagccgATGTACAG atattgatattttaatttgctttggATACGGCAAACATTCGTGGAAACGAAAAAACGATCCAGATGCAAGGATATCGGAGAGAG GCTATCAGAAGTCTGGGGCCGTCTATAACTGTGTCACCTGCAAATACGATGGCTGTGGATTCCCTCTGGACTGCCCCA TCGTGGAGAAGACGGTTCACGAGAAGAACAGGACTGCGCTGGAGTGCAGCGTCGACATCGAGATCCCACGGGACGCGCAGTTCAACTGGAATTACGTCAAAGAG GTGAAGACGAACAGCCTGAACCTGTTCAAAGTGGTGACCTCAGGCTCGGACCGCTGGCTCACGATCTTGAGAACGCGCCGCAGTCAGCAGGGGACCTACATGTGTGAGATCTTCGACCAGGAGAAATCCATCGTGCGGCTCTTCTTCTTCCTCAGGG TGATATCTAAGAATCAGATTGCAGAGGCCGAGTTGCAGGAGCTCTTTGACTCGTCTCTTCACTCTGACTGGGAGGGAGCCGAGACTGAGGCTAAGGGTGAGGCCACCTCCCGGTCCCGCCTCACCAGCGCCATCGACTTCCTGCTCACCCCCGGCAACCTGAGCCAGGACGTTTTCATCTACATCACTGTGTGCGTGTccgccctgctgctgctgccgctccTGTGCACAGG GATTGTATACTGGTGGGCGACCAAGACCTGA
- the LOC121304231 gene encoding uncharacterized protein LOC121304231 isoform X2, producing MGARDSFETERERGEKQREGRETEREERDREREGEGGRTHAHRHTQSCADRRLYPKSKGATRKKKESRCTDIDILICFGYGKHSWKRKNDPDARISERDKNLTETLCTGYKLPDPSAQSYDECFNSIRRVFVEDRSVALAGRVVYTYKYLLTTAAKQFKSEAWKLPRGYQKSGAVYNCVTCKYDGCGFPLDCPIVEKTVHEKNRTALECSVDIEIPRDAQFNWNYVKEVKTNSLNLFKVVTSGSDRWLTILRTRRSQQGTYMCEIFDQEKSIVRLFFFLRVISKNQIAEAELQELFDSSLHSDWEGAETEAKGEATSRSRLTSAIDFLLTPGNLSQDVFIYITVCVSALLLLPLLCTGIVYWWATKT from the exons ATGGGAGCAAGagacagctttgaaacagagagagagaggggagagaaacagagagaggggagagagacagagagagaggagagagacagagagagagaaggagagggagggagaacacatgcacacagacacacacagtcatgTGCAGACCGACGTCTCTATCCGAAAAGCAAGGGAGcgacaagaaagaaaaaagaaagccgATGTACAG atattgatattttaatttgctttggATACGGCAAACATTCGTGGAAACGAAAAAACGATCCAGATGCAAGGATATCGGAGAGAG ACAAGAACCTGACTGAGACCCTGTGCACTGGATACAAGCTGCCAGACCCCAGCGCTCAGAGCTACGACGAGTGTTTCAACAGCATTCGCAGGGTCTTCGTGGAGGACCGGTCCGTGGCGCTGGCTGGGAGAGTGG TTTACACGTACAAATATCTCCTCACGACGGCAGCCAAGCAGTTCAAATCTGAAGCCTGGAAACTCCCCCGAG GCTATCAGAAGTCTGGGGCCGTCTATAACTGTGTCACCTGCAAATACGATGGCTGTGGATTCCCTCTGGACTGCCCCA TCGTGGAGAAGACGGTTCACGAGAAGAACAGGACTGCGCTGGAGTGCAGCGTCGACATCGAGATCCCACGGGACGCGCAGTTCAACTGGAATTACGTCAAAGAG GTGAAGACGAACAGCCTGAACCTGTTCAAAGTGGTGACCTCAGGCTCGGACCGCTGGCTCACGATCTTGAGAACGCGCCGCAGTCAGCAGGGGACCTACATGTGTGAGATCTTCGACCAGGAGAAATCCATCGTGCGGCTCTTCTTCTTCCTCAGGG TGATATCTAAGAATCAGATTGCAGAGGCCGAGTTGCAGGAGCTCTTTGACTCGTCTCTTCACTCTGACTGGGAGGGAGCCGAGACTGAGGCTAAGGGTGAGGCCACCTCCCGGTCCCGCCTCACCAGCGCCATCGACTTCCTGCTCACCCCCGGCAACCTGAGCCAGGACGTTTTCATCTACATCACTGTGTGCGTGTccgccctgctgctgctgccgctccTGTGCACAGG GATTGTATACTGGTGGGCGACCAAGACCTGA
- the LOC121304231 gene encoding sperm acrosome membrane-associated protein 6 isoform X4, which yields MGARDSFETERERGEKQREGRETEREERDREREGEGGRTHAHRHTQSCADRRLYPKSKGATRKKKESRCTDIDILICFGYGKHSWKRKNDPDARISERVYTYKYLLTTAAKQFKSEAWKLPRASGCVPPCGYQKSGAVYNCVTCKYDGCGFPLDCPIVEKTVHEKNRTALECSVDIEIPRDAQFNWNYVKEVKTNSLNLFKVVTSGSDRWLTILRTRRSQQGTYMCEIFDQEKSIVRLFFFLRVISKNQIAEAELQELFDSSLHSDWEGAETEAKGEATSRSRLTSAIDFLLTPGNLSQDVFIYITVCVSALLLLPLLCTGIVYWWATKT from the exons ATGGGAGCAAGagacagctttgaaacagagagagagaggggagagaaacagagagaggggagagagacagagagagaggagagagacagagagagagaaggagagggagggagaacacatgcacacagacacacacagtcatgTGCAGACCGACGTCTCTATCCGAAAAGCAAGGGAGcgacaagaaagaaaaaagaaagccgATGTACAG atattgatattttaatttgctttggATACGGCAAACATTCGTGGAAACGAAAAAACGATCCAGATGCAAGGATATCGGAGAGAG TTTACACGTACAAATATCTCCTCACGACGGCAGCCAAGCAGTTCAAATCTGAAGCCTGGAAACTCCCCCGAG CCTCCGGGTGCGTCCCTCCCTGCG GCTATCAGAAGTCTGGGGCCGTCTATAACTGTGTCACCTGCAAATACGATGGCTGTGGATTCCCTCTGGACTGCCCCA TCGTGGAGAAGACGGTTCACGAGAAGAACAGGACTGCGCTGGAGTGCAGCGTCGACATCGAGATCCCACGGGACGCGCAGTTCAACTGGAATTACGTCAAAGAG GTGAAGACGAACAGCCTGAACCTGTTCAAAGTGGTGACCTCAGGCTCGGACCGCTGGCTCACGATCTTGAGAACGCGCCGCAGTCAGCAGGGGACCTACATGTGTGAGATCTTCGACCAGGAGAAATCCATCGTGCGGCTCTTCTTCTTCCTCAGGG TGATATCTAAGAATCAGATTGCAGAGGCCGAGTTGCAGGAGCTCTTTGACTCGTCTCTTCACTCTGACTGGGAGGGAGCCGAGACTGAGGCTAAGGGTGAGGCCACCTCCCGGTCCCGCCTCACCAGCGCCATCGACTTCCTGCTCACCCCCGGCAACCTGAGCCAGGACGTTTTCATCTACATCACTGTGTGCGTGTccgccctgctgctgctgccgctccTGTGCACAGG GATTGTATACTGGTGGGCGACCAAGACCTGA
- the LOC121304231 gene encoding uncharacterized protein LOC121304231 isoform X6, with amino-acid sequence MGARDSFETERERGEKQREGRETEREERDREREGEGGRTHAHRHTQSCADRRLYPKSKGATRKKKESRCTDIDILICFGYGKHSWKRKNDPDARISERVYTYKYLLTTAAKQFKSEAWKLPRGYQKSGAVYNCVTCKYDGCGFPLDCPIVEKTVHEKNRTALECSVDIEIPRDAQFNWNYVKEVKTNSLNLFKVVTSGSDRWLTILRTRRSQQGTYMCEIFDQEKSIVRLFFFLRVISKNQIAEAELQELFDSSLHSDWEGAETEAKGEATSRSRLTSAIDFLLTPGNLSQDVFIYITVCVSALLLLPLLCTGIVYWWATKT; translated from the exons ATGGGAGCAAGagacagctttgaaacagagagagagaggggagagaaacagagagaggggagagagacagagagagaggagagagacagagagagagaaggagagggagggagaacacatgcacacagacacacacagtcatgTGCAGACCGACGTCTCTATCCGAAAAGCAAGGGAGcgacaagaaagaaaaaagaaagccgATGTACAG atattgatattttaatttgctttggATACGGCAAACATTCGTGGAAACGAAAAAACGATCCAGATGCAAGGATATCGGAGAGAG TTTACACGTACAAATATCTCCTCACGACGGCAGCCAAGCAGTTCAAATCTGAAGCCTGGAAACTCCCCCGAG GCTATCAGAAGTCTGGGGCCGTCTATAACTGTGTCACCTGCAAATACGATGGCTGTGGATTCCCTCTGGACTGCCCCA TCGTGGAGAAGACGGTTCACGAGAAGAACAGGACTGCGCTGGAGTGCAGCGTCGACATCGAGATCCCACGGGACGCGCAGTTCAACTGGAATTACGTCAAAGAG GTGAAGACGAACAGCCTGAACCTGTTCAAAGTGGTGACCTCAGGCTCGGACCGCTGGCTCACGATCTTGAGAACGCGCCGCAGTCAGCAGGGGACCTACATGTGTGAGATCTTCGACCAGGAGAAATCCATCGTGCGGCTCTTCTTCTTCCTCAGGG TGATATCTAAGAATCAGATTGCAGAGGCCGAGTTGCAGGAGCTCTTTGACTCGTCTCTTCACTCTGACTGGGAGGGAGCCGAGACTGAGGCTAAGGGTGAGGCCACCTCCCGGTCCCGCCTCACCAGCGCCATCGACTTCCTGCTCACCCCCGGCAACCTGAGCCAGGACGTTTTCATCTACATCACTGTGTGCGTGTccgccctgctgctgctgccgctccTGTGCACAGG GATTGTATACTGGTGGGCGACCAAGACCTGA
- the LOC121304231 gene encoding uncharacterized protein LOC121304231 isoform X3 — MGARDSFETERERGEKQREGRETEREERDREREGEGGRTHAHRHTQSCADRRLYPKSKGATRKKKESRCTDIDILICFGYGKHSWKRKNDPDARISERDKNLTETLCTGYKLPDPSAQSYDECFNSIRRVFVEDRSVALAGRVVYTYKYLLTTAAKQFKSEAWKLPRASGCVPPCGYQKSGAVYNCVTCKYDGCGFPLDCPIVEKTVHEKNRTALECSVDIEIPRDAQFNWNYVKEVKTNSLNLFKVVTSGSDRWLTILRTRRSQQGTYMLISKNQIAEAELQELFDSSLHSDWEGAETEAKGEATSRSRLTSAIDFLLTPGNLSQDVFIYITVCVSALLLLPLLCTGIVYWWATKT; from the exons ATGGGAGCAAGagacagctttgaaacagagagagagaggggagagaaacagagagaggggagagagacagagagagaggagagagacagagagagagaaggagagggagggagaacacatgcacacagacacacacagtcatgTGCAGACCGACGTCTCTATCCGAAAAGCAAGGGAGcgacaagaaagaaaaaagaaagccgATGTACAG atattgatattttaatttgctttggATACGGCAAACATTCGTGGAAACGAAAAAACGATCCAGATGCAAGGATATCGGAGAGAG ACAAGAACCTGACTGAGACCCTGTGCACTGGATACAAGCTGCCAGACCCCAGCGCTCAGAGCTACGACGAGTGTTTCAACAGCATTCGCAGGGTCTTCGTGGAGGACCGGTCCGTGGCGCTGGCTGGGAGAGTGG TTTACACGTACAAATATCTCCTCACGACGGCAGCCAAGCAGTTCAAATCTGAAGCCTGGAAACTCCCCCGAG CCTCCGGGTGCGTCCCTCCCTGCG GCTATCAGAAGTCTGGGGCCGTCTATAACTGTGTCACCTGCAAATACGATGGCTGTGGATTCCCTCTGGACTGCCCCA TCGTGGAGAAGACGGTTCACGAGAAGAACAGGACTGCGCTGGAGTGCAGCGTCGACATCGAGATCCCACGGGACGCGCAGTTCAACTGGAATTACGTCAAAGAG GTGAAGACGAACAGCCTGAACCTGTTCAAAGTGGTGACCTCAGGCTCGGACCGCTGGCTCACGATCTTGAGAACGCGCCGCAGTCAGCAGGGGACCTACATGT TGATATCTAAGAATCAGATTGCAGAGGCCGAGTTGCAGGAGCTCTTTGACTCGTCTCTTCACTCTGACTGGGAGGGAGCCGAGACTGAGGCTAAGGGTGAGGCCACCTCCCGGTCCCGCCTCACCAGCGCCATCGACTTCCTGCTCACCCCCGGCAACCTGAGCCAGGACGTTTTCATCTACATCACTGTGTGCGTGTccgccctgctgctgctgccgctccTGTGCACAGG GATTGTATACTGGTGGGCGACCAAGACCTGA
- the LOC121304231 gene encoding uncharacterized protein LOC121304231 isoform X1, translating to MGARDSFETERERGEKQREGRETEREERDREREGEGGRTHAHRHTQSCADRRLYPKSKGATRKKKESRCTDIDILICFGYGKHSWKRKNDPDARISERDKNLTETLCTGYKLPDPSAQSYDECFNSIRRVFVEDRSVALAGRVVYTYKYLLTTAAKQFKSEAWKLPRASGCVPPCGYQKSGAVYNCVTCKYDGCGFPLDCPIVEKTVHEKNRTALECSVDIEIPRDAQFNWNYVKEVKTNSLNLFKVVTSGSDRWLTILRTRRSQQGTYMCEIFDQEKSIVRLFFFLRVISKNQIAEAELQELFDSSLHSDWEGAETEAKGEATSRSRLTSAIDFLLTPGNLSQDVFIYITVCVSALLLLPLLCTGIVYWWATKT from the exons ATGGGAGCAAGagacagctttgaaacagagagagagaggggagagaaacagagagaggggagagagacagagagagaggagagagacagagagagagaaggagagggagggagaacacatgcacacagacacacacagtcatgTGCAGACCGACGTCTCTATCCGAAAAGCAAGGGAGcgacaagaaagaaaaaagaaagccgATGTACAG atattgatattttaatttgctttggATACGGCAAACATTCGTGGAAACGAAAAAACGATCCAGATGCAAGGATATCGGAGAGAG ACAAGAACCTGACTGAGACCCTGTGCACTGGATACAAGCTGCCAGACCCCAGCGCTCAGAGCTACGACGAGTGTTTCAACAGCATTCGCAGGGTCTTCGTGGAGGACCGGTCCGTGGCGCTGGCTGGGAGAGTGG TTTACACGTACAAATATCTCCTCACGACGGCAGCCAAGCAGTTCAAATCTGAAGCCTGGAAACTCCCCCGAG CCTCCGGGTGCGTCCCTCCCTGCG GCTATCAGAAGTCTGGGGCCGTCTATAACTGTGTCACCTGCAAATACGATGGCTGTGGATTCCCTCTGGACTGCCCCA TCGTGGAGAAGACGGTTCACGAGAAGAACAGGACTGCGCTGGAGTGCAGCGTCGACATCGAGATCCCACGGGACGCGCAGTTCAACTGGAATTACGTCAAAGAG GTGAAGACGAACAGCCTGAACCTGTTCAAAGTGGTGACCTCAGGCTCGGACCGCTGGCTCACGATCTTGAGAACGCGCCGCAGTCAGCAGGGGACCTACATGTGTGAGATCTTCGACCAGGAGAAATCCATCGTGCGGCTCTTCTTCTTCCTCAGGG TGATATCTAAGAATCAGATTGCAGAGGCCGAGTTGCAGGAGCTCTTTGACTCGTCTCTTCACTCTGACTGGGAGGGAGCCGAGACTGAGGCTAAGGGTGAGGCCACCTCCCGGTCCCGCCTCACCAGCGCCATCGACTTCCTGCTCACCCCCGGCAACCTGAGCCAGGACGTTTTCATCTACATCACTGTGTGCGTGTccgccctgctgctgctgccgctccTGTGCACAGG GATTGTATACTGGTGGGCGACCAAGACCTGA
- the LOC121304231 gene encoding uncharacterized protein LOC121304231 isoform X5 codes for MGARDSFETERERGEKQREGRETEREERDREREGEGGRTHAHRHTQSCADRRLYPKSKGATRKKKESRCTDIDILICFGYGKHSWKRKNDPDARISERDKNLTETLCTGYKLPDPSAQSYDECFNSIRRVFVEDRSVALAGRVVYTYKYLLTTAAKQFKSEAWKLPRASGCVPPCGYQKSGAVYNCVTCKYDGCGFPLDCPIVEKTVHEKNRTALECSVDIEIPRDAQFNWNYVKEVKTNSLNLFKVVTSGSDRWLTILRTRRSQQGTYMCEIFDQEKSIVRLFFFLRGEECTAGSGSGQGQVRVRSESGQGQVRVQRQGFLIGV; via the exons ATGGGAGCAAGagacagctttgaaacagagagagagaggggagagaaacagagagaggggagagagacagagagagaggagagagacagagagagagaaggagagggagggagaacacatgcacacagacacacacagtcatgTGCAGACCGACGTCTCTATCCGAAAAGCAAGGGAGcgacaagaaagaaaaaagaaagccgATGTACAG atattgatattttaatttgctttggATACGGCAAACATTCGTGGAAACGAAAAAACGATCCAGATGCAAGGATATCGGAGAGAG ACAAGAACCTGACTGAGACCCTGTGCACTGGATACAAGCTGCCAGACCCCAGCGCTCAGAGCTACGACGAGTGTTTCAACAGCATTCGCAGGGTCTTCGTGGAGGACCGGTCCGTGGCGCTGGCTGGGAGAGTGG TTTACACGTACAAATATCTCCTCACGACGGCAGCCAAGCAGTTCAAATCTGAAGCCTGGAAACTCCCCCGAG CCTCCGGGTGCGTCCCTCCCTGCG GCTATCAGAAGTCTGGGGCCGTCTATAACTGTGTCACCTGCAAATACGATGGCTGTGGATTCCCTCTGGACTGCCCCA TCGTGGAGAAGACGGTTCACGAGAAGAACAGGACTGCGCTGGAGTGCAGCGTCGACATCGAGATCCCACGGGACGCGCAGTTCAACTGGAATTACGTCAAAGAG GTGAAGACGAACAGCCTGAACCTGTTCAAAGTGGTGACCTCAGGCTCGGACCGCTGGCTCACGATCTTGAGAACGCGCCGCAGTCAGCAGGGGACCTACATGTGTGAGATCTTCGACCAGGAGAAATCCATCGTGCGGCTCTTCTTCTTCCTCAGGGGTGAAGAATGCACTGCAGGGTCAGGGTCTGGTCAGGGTCAGGTCAGGGTCAGGTCAGAGTCAGGTCAGGGTCAGGTCAGGGTACAGAGGCAGGGTTTCCTAATCGGAGTTTAG